One part of the Populus alba chromosome 18, ASM523922v2, whole genome shotgun sequence genome encodes these proteins:
- the LOC118042656 gene encoding cell division control protein 48 homolog A yields MDRKKAPSRLLVDEAINDDNSVITLNPATLMEQLDIFRRDNLLIKGKTRSGTPPPVAPPTNSDQSKILMNKIARSNLRVRLGDMVSVQVCPNLRYGERVHILPLDDTVEGLNGSLFDAYLKPYFKDSSRPVRKGDHYLIRAGMKKIFREGEAVKREDEESLDRFRYDDNGGARKQLALIREMVELPLRFPQLFKTIGVKPPKGILVYGPPGTGKTILIARAIANETGAFFFCINGPEIMSRMAGESEQNLRKAFEEAEKNAPAIIFIAEIDSIAPKREKTGGK; encoded by the exons ATGGATCGCAAGAAGGCACCCAGCAGGCTTCTTGTTGATGAAGCCATTAACGATGACAACTCTGTCATCACACTCAATCCAGCTACATTAATGGAGCAACTTGATATTTTCCGCAGAGATAACTTGTTGATCAAGGGAAAGACGAGGAGTGGTACA ccaccaccagtggctcCTCCCACCAACAGCGATCAGTCCAAGATTTTGATGAATAAGATTGCGAGGTCAAACTTAAGGGTCAGGCTTGGTGATATGGTTTCGGTGCAGGTATGTCCGAATTTGCGGTATGGCGAGAGGGTTCATATTCTGCCTTTGGATGACACAGTTGAAGGCCTTAATGGTAGTCTGTTTGATGCCTACCTGAAGCCTTACTTTAAGGATTCTTCTCGTCCAGTCAGGAAAGGAGATCATTACCTCATCAGAGCAGGAATGAAGA AGATCTTCCGTGAAGGGGAAGCTGTAAAGAGGGAAGATGAGGAAAGTCTTGATCGATTTCGCTACGATGATAATGGTGGTGCTAGGAAACAATTGGCACTGATCAGGGAAATGGTTGAACTGCCATTAAGGTTTCCTCAACTTTTCAAGACCATTGGTGTGAAGCCACCGAAAGGAATTCTGGTTTATGGTCCTCCTGGAACTGGTAAAACAATATTGATAGCGAGGGCTATTGCTAATGAAACTGGGGCTTTCTTCTTTTGTATCAACGGACCAGAAATCATGTCCAGGATGGCAGGAGAGAGTGAGCAAAATCTCAGAAAAGCTTTTGAAGAAGCTGAAAAGAATGCCCCGGCAATTATATTTATTGCTGAGATTGATTCAATTGCTCCCAAACGTGAGAAAACTGGTGGCAAATAG
- the LOC118042627 gene encoding wall-associated receptor kinase-like 8, whose translation MAAVELTVFQVILLFWSLRTAVSQVEMRCPSSCGNICIPYPFGMEEGSYLDERFKILCNSSSGVPKLTVDGTKLEVRDISVRRSTIGVMFPVVSANCGGKDRNTVVDLEGSPFVFSSENYFIARGCGNLALMNQNQSTIGVCVSICDKNRDSMMASCSGTDCCQTTIPSFLKVF comes from the coding sequence atgGCAGCTGTTGAGTTAACAGTATTTCAGGTCATCCTGTTGTTCTGGTCATTGCGTACTGCAGTATCACAGGTTGAAATGCGATGTCCATCTTCTTGTGGAAACATTTGTATTCCATATCCCTTTGGAATGGAAGAAGGAAGTTACCTAGACGAAAGGTTCAAAATACTCTGCAACTCCAGTAGTGGAGTTCCTAAACTTACAGTAGACGGCACTAAACTGGAGGTGAGAGACATCTCTGTTCGTCGCAGTACGATTGGGGTCATGTTTCCAGTTGTTTCTGCAAATTGTGGAGGCAAAGATAGAAACACAGTCGTTGACTTGGAAGGAAGCCCTTTTGTTTTCTCCTCCGAGAATTACTTCATTGCAAGGGGTTGTGGCAATCTTGCCTTGATGAACCAAAATCAATCTACTattggtgtgtgtgtgtcaatTTGTGACAAAAACCGTGATAGCATGATGGCTAGCTGCAGTGGGACCGACTGTTGCCAGACCACGATTCCTTCATTTCTCAAGGTTTTTTAA